The Musa acuminata AAA Group cultivar baxijiao unplaced genomic scaffold, Cavendish_Baxijiao_AAA HiC_scaffold_61, whole genome shotgun sequence nucleotide sequence GCTTAAACAGACTCTTAAAAGGCAAAGGAtaagctggataagataacctttCTCTATGGTTTCCTCTTCCTGCAAGCAACCAAGAATAACTCATATAAcaatatttttcaaaaagtttctgACAATGAAAACTACAAACTCAAGAGACTATTTGCAAAAGCAACTAATACCATCTGACTCCATGTATGTAACCAACAAACATGTAGGTCAAATATGCTGTGAAATTTGCATTCATGATCTAAAACATGGTTGAATTTTATCACAATTACTGTAGGACACAAGAACCAGTAATCCCCAAACACAAAAAGCAAAATCCAAATATCTCAATAAAACCCAAAATTAATTCTAGAACTAGTTGACTAGAAACAGAAAATTATCCTACTATCCTAGAACCCTAATTTACAACAAATaattcaataaaaatcatatcaatgaaagaaaaTTAAATCTTCAAACAAATAAACATATGGTTAGGTTAGGCTTTAAGACTATCTAAATTGTTTCGCAAATTTCGTGTACTGGTATTGTCAGTCAGAGCAGTGTCCGTATGTGTATGTATTGAGGCTCCGAAAAAGAACCTAAAAAGgcttaaaaaacaaaaaatagaaaCAGCTTGGTACATAGCTTATACTGCCAATTATCAGGGAGTAATGGCCCTGTAACAGGCATACCAGGTGGTACACTTGGGTACAAGTCTGGTGCTAGGCACTTGTGCCATACTCTACTGGGCCATACTGCAAACTAttcaaaataagtttgatgattTTCAGATCCAAGATTTTCTAGTGAGTAGTGGGACAGCAGATTTTCAAACCTTATGTAGAAAGGACAGACAGCAGATGTCACCCTTAAACATACAAGGATCAAACAACAAATAATCTGGACACACAGCAAGTCAGACACCATCAAGAAATCGCAACAAAAGTTAATGGGTTTTTAGGGATCACCGGACCAAAATATACAAAATAGAATACAGAAAAAAAGGAAAGTACAACAGTGAAGGAGAAAACCTGAGAAAGTGTTTCTGCCTCCCTTGTCTCATAGCATttaagcacacacacacacacacaaatatatatatagggCACAAGGCTTATCTCTATCCACCAAATATAAGTGCATAAATACTATGCTATGTCACAGTAAACAGGACTACCGACATGGATGGGTTAATCAGGCTTATTGCACTTGGCACGCTTGATATTGAagcatgattatcttatatgccagcGCATGTATGTAAACCAACAAATGACCATGCATTACATCCTAGCAAACATCATAAACAAGAACCCTAGCAATGCAGACATTCATGGATCCAACAAGCATCATACAACTCCAATGTTCAAAAGACATGTGCATGCTATAGCATACTTCAGTACTTAATAGAAATGGTTTAACCATCACCAAGGCTTGGCTTGACCATAGGCATGTCAATGGGCAAGATTGGCAAGGCAAAGGAAAATAAAGTTGTGCTGCTTAATAGGAAAAAAAGGAAATAATTGAGAATTAGAATATGAAACATTTAATTTTACATATGTAAGCTATTGATTCATCCTTTTTTTCTGTACAAACTCAACCAAGCTACAATGATAGTTTAGGTAGCCATATAAATGACAGGGAAATCATATTGATCGCAGTACCTGATTTAGTTTCTGACTTCTGGATCTCATCTTTGACCACAGTTGTGTTTTTCTCTACTAGAGCATCAATTTTAAAAAAAGGAACTCCTTCCTTCTGCTCTTTGGTCTCCTTTAAAGCACCTTTTGATAGAATATCCTCTCCTGATGATATTAAGCTTGCTCCTGTGTTACTTGATACAGGTTGTATAAGACACTTCTGCAGAGTCATGCAATGATCACCGTGACGTTTCTGCTCTTGCTCAACTATTTTTGGTATATCCTTTTTCACCACTACATCAGCAAAAAAATGCCCTTCATCATCCACTGACATCTGATCACCTGCAACATCAGGAATGCACTCCACAAACTCTGCAGCATCATTTGAAGTCTCAATGGCATGGTTATAAAACTGATCTGAACTTTTCTGAACCTCCACAAGCATATTAGATGGTTTCTTTTCCGTGACAGCAGAGGATGTTTGATCAGCATTTGATAGTAGAAGATCATCATTATAAGTGTAGTTGCTAGCCTTTGATACTGCAGTGGCTGAAGGCAACGTACCAGTATGAGAAACCATACATTCATCTGAAATTTTTAGGCATTCACTGAGCTCAAAAGATTGGCAAGATTCCTTAGAATCAGCAAGTACTGTTGTCATATCATCTGGGGAAACTAGAACATCTTCACAGGCAGGCTTCTGTTGACTTAGAGTTGTCGGAGTCATAGATATCTTGTTTAACAATGAACTTTCATCAATAGCAACTTGATCTGTTGCATCATCAGCAACAGCAGCAGGAATTTCATTGGGAGCAGTAGGTGACCCAAATGTCTTGATTGATGACGTCAATGCAGCATTTTCACCAAATAAAAATGGTGATTCACTGAATATAGATGTGAAATCAATTGAATTTGAGCTAAAAGGCGGTTTGCTAGTAGAAGAGAACATTTTTGGGATATTATCCAATGATGGCAAATCACCGTTCCCACTAGATAGAGGATCCCATTCATTCcagtcatcaaaccaaaatctttTTGAGTTGGATTGTTCATCCGGTAAGattctttcgattttaatagtttcCTTGTAAAAATGCTTCTTCCTTAGAGCATTAGCTACCAGTGACCTGTTAATGAAACAAACAACATAAAACAACAAACATATGCAATATATATTACATAAGATGCATAAGAAGTTTCAGCCATTTAAAAGAGAGGATTAATCAACCTGCAATTTCCCGAAATAGCAGCTTTAGCTCGCTCCAAAGACAGACCAAGCAAAAATACTGCCAGGTTGGCAACGTCATATGGCCCTCTAACATCATTAACAGTAGAAGCAGCACTTGAAAAGATGAGATTCTTTCCTCTGGTCCAGTCAGCTAGTAGCTATAAATCCAAAAGTGAACATGTTATGCATGAAATCTATGTTTTAGAATACAACCAGCTAAAAGACTAGATGAGCCACTGTGAGAGAAGCTTAATCTAGCAAACATGCCAATTATGAAACAGATTTAGTCTTGATGTCTGGAGAGATTACAACAGACAACATCTCCGAAGCATAAAGCTTCACCATATGTCACCACAATCTTTCAAGACCAGTAACCATATGACATTGGACTCAAAAGTTATTCTTCCTTCCAAAATTCATTTGACCCCCTCTGCTATCCCAGTTGTCCTTCCGTTTCTTTAAAGCTTTTCTCATTCTTGCGAGCAGACATAAAGTTGTATTTGTGCATTACTAATTTATCAACTCTGTTAAAATTCGTCAGAACACCCACTTTCTAGGTACTTCCTCACTCTAAATTCCTTCTTTAAAAATAGTTCCAGACATGCACTGTAGTGGCTTTAGATAACCAAGTTTTATACTGGAAATGTTATAATGATATGGACACATGATTCTGATCTAAAATCCTAGTTGTTTGTCCAACTTAATATCAAAGAaagataattaaaataatttacataCTTAAAATTCAATATTCCGAGAGAATGACAAGCAGCAGAAGttcataagaggcccaaataacaAAAAGATCCACTTCTAGTAGCATGATATCAGATGATATGTAAGATTTATAATCAAAAAGGCTAATGAGCATTTTACCCATTCATATGTGTTGGATACATGGATTTGCGTAACCATTCATGAGGGTGGATGTGAGTGATAAGGTATTCCTGGATACTTACTATTGCTAGTAATAGAAAATAATAACAGCATGTGACATTTAGCAAGCAATACTTAATTCTTTTACAAGAGACTACAACAAATTCTCTGACCATCAGCATTAGTAGGATAAGCATGCTATCACTGGTTATACGTCTTAAGATTTCATAGGATAAACAATATATCTGTCATTGcgtcttaagaaaaaaaatatttaggagCAAAGCCAAATAAAGCTGCAGATAAAGGTACTTCATTCCTATTTCAGAGCACTTTTTCATGAAAGACAGTGGAACATATACTTAAATAATATCACAAAAACTGAAGGTTATGGCTTCAAATTGTATACTAGAAGACCTTGCATCTAAGACCTAAAAATAGAAGTATATTCTAGACTATTTGTCCTTCCTAATTACATCATCAGGATTAGTATTTGTTCTAAAGTACACTTAATCACATTGCAGGTAAAAGCTAACCTCAAGAACGATCTTTCTCATGGGCCCAAGTATGACATAACTAAAATTTTGCACATACAATACATGTGATTGATGAGAAGGGACCACTGACTCCACACAAAATCTACGAAGCACAAACACTTCAAAACATTTGTTTTGTTCGTGTTGGACACCAGCATATGTTGGATACCTCTTAAAAATGTTGGGAATTTCAGAACATAATAATGCACATTTATCTCACACAATTATGTTAATAGGCTACATGTACATAGGTCTACATAATCTACAGGAGACTTCAAGACATGTCAGATAtgtgtgggtgtgtgtgtgtgtgatttgaACTTTTAACTTAGTGTTTTCTAGTTTGCACATGCCATTAAAGTATCTTGTGAATGCTTGCTACTCATCTATGCTCGtgatgcgtgtgtgtgtgtgtgtgtgtgtgatttgaACTTTTAACTTAGTGTTTTCTAGTTTGCACATGCCATTAAAGTATCTTGTGAATGCTTGCTACTCATCTATGCTTGTGATGCTTCTTACATACTTCATAGATGATGATTATTGACTTGACCAAACTATACAATGAATAAAGTTATCATAATGAATGAGGGATCAAGCCATATCAATCTCAGAGTCCATGCCATGCCGTAAAATAGTCTGGTCAATAATTAAAGATGCCCAAAGATGCTAGTATAGGAGTCAAAGACAGTCTAATCATTATCAAACACATGATTATATGAAATCTAAAAGAAGACCATCTTGACTCTTGAGTTTGAAAAATTAAGAACAAACACAATGTTTTCTAGTTTATATATTCAAGTGTTGTTAACACAAAAGACCATATAAATATTCTCTCCAATAAAACTCTCATGTTGAGTTACAGATGTCTAGATGCTCAATTCTAGCTTCAACATATTGCATCACAATCTATAATTTACTTAAAAAAGTTATATTTATATGACACCAATATATTGGGAGTTCACACCTATCAATAGGCCTCAAATGACAAATCTTAAGCCAACACAA carries:
- the LOC135654357 gene encoding protein GAMETOPHYTE DEFECTIVE 1-like, coding for MTLFFDFSIPFLERDSGGGGGGGTSSENKARKDARLRAVVRAMELGYAGVAYDRPFRGVLSDADRCKIAPFPLSSLLKAAPALAASAAFHRDLLGAPLASPFRQYTRLTISAHCAASAVALNGNALLRTYDLVALRPLNQDAFDKACESSEVDIIAMDFSQKLPFRLKLPFIKLAIQRGLYFEITYSHLIADVHVRRQILSDAKLLADWTRGKNLIFSSAASTVNDVRGPYDVANLAVFLLGLSLERAKAAISGNCRSLVANALRKKHFYKETIKIERILPDEQSNSKRFWFDDWNEWDPLSSGNGDLPSLDNIPKMFSSTSKPPFSSNSIDFTSIFSESPFLFGENAALTSSIKTFGSPTAPNEIPAAVADDATDQVAIDESSLLNKISMTPTTLSQQKPACEDVLVSPDDMTTVLADSKESCQSFELSECLKISDECMVSHTGTLPSATAVSKASNYTYNDDLLLSNADQTSSAVTEKKPSNMLVEVQKSSDQFYNHAIETSNDAAEFVECIPDVAGDQMSVDDEGHFFADVVVKKDIPKIVEQEQKRHGDHCMTLQKCLIQPVSSNTGASLISSGEDILSKGALKETKEQKEGVPFFKIDALVEKNTTVVKDEIQKSETKSGRGNHRERLSYPAYPLPFKSLFKPLLFRKKLCKPKRKRKHL